One genomic region from Zhongshania sp. R06B22 encodes:
- a CDS encoding YrbL family protein, which produces MIALKGLEPFAAGGNRWCYVDPEDDSRCIKVRRPDFSIEERRRSKGFPKNLKPLSSFDDSLDEFKVMAALERYYPDEVFDHVSRCYGFFETDMGRGLSSELIRDDSGAVSISLKQYLWEYEYSDDCREAVMALCAHWLKFRVPSRDLILHNLVVQRELCDLDEPRIKRLVVIDGLGSAGLIPGHRMPDFVQLKKAQRKVNNLHERIDDLLGDKAAGRGRGMHGFLFHRGQS; this is translated from the coding sequence GTGATTGCACTTAAGGGTCTTGAGCCATTTGCTGCGGGTGGCAACCGCTGGTGCTATGTCGACCCCGAAGATGACAGTCGCTGCATCAAGGTTCGGCGGCCTGACTTTAGTATAGAAGAGCGTCGTCGCAGTAAAGGTTTCCCTAAAAACCTTAAGCCGCTATCGAGCTTTGACGATAGCTTGGATGAATTTAAGGTGATGGCTGCCTTGGAACGTTATTACCCTGACGAGGTTTTTGACCATGTTAGCCGCTGCTATGGCTTTTTCGAGACCGATATGGGGCGGGGATTAAGTTCTGAGTTGATCAGAGATGATAGCGGTGCTGTGTCGATCTCTTTAAAGCAATATCTTTGGGAGTATGAATACAGCGATGATTGTCGCGAGGCGGTAATGGCGTTATGCGCGCACTGGTTGAAGTTTCGGGTGCCTTCCAGAGATTTGATTTTGCACAATCTTGTGGTGCAGCGCGAGCTCTGTGATTTAGATGAGCCCAGAATAAAGCGCCTGGTAGTCATTGACGGTTTGGGCAGTGCTGGGCTTATACCCGGTCACCGTATGCCTGACTTTGTGCAATTGAAAAAAGCCCAGCGCAAGGTGAACAACTTACACGAACGGATTGATGATCTGTTAGGTGATAAAGCGGCGGGAAGAGGACGCGGAATGCACGGCTTCTTGTTTCACCGTGGACAGTCATAA
- a CDS encoding glycosyltransferase family 4 protein: protein MHSNNIIISTQNFPPAAGGIQNYMYELALALHNIGQTVRVICDAPTEKDQAQFDTTLPFAIERIGGPKILRRYLKAKRVQKVLKGPSDSLLICDSWKSLELVAAGKNTITACIAHGMEFPEQSSTKKRQRIAKTLSRAQLVLANSQFTADRLKPYLTQTDTLQILHPGVNLPCQATAKDIETVAAWTGGHHPVLVTVGRLEERKGQDKIINILPRLLADFPNLIYMVAGSGPLQEQLSQQAIDLGVEDKLKFCGRVSNGERAALLSKATLFAMPCRIEGKSVEGFGIVYLEAAMFGVPSLAGRAGGAGDAVVDGETGLLCNGDDENDVYLSIKKMLNDPSSLQNMGKKAQSRAENEFQWGQIALQLLAYTAAK from the coding sequence ATGCACAGTAATAACATTATTATCAGTACTCAGAACTTTCCACCTGCGGCGGGTGGCATTCAAAACTATATGTATGAATTGGCCCTCGCACTTCACAATATTGGCCAAACTGTTCGAGTTATTTGCGACGCGCCTACAGAGAAAGACCAAGCCCAATTCGACACTACATTGCCCTTTGCGATAGAGCGAATTGGCGGACCAAAAATACTCCGCCGCTACCTGAAAGCGAAGCGAGTCCAAAAGGTGCTCAAGGGGCCCAGCGATTCCCTGCTAATTTGTGACAGCTGGAAAAGCCTGGAGCTCGTCGCTGCCGGCAAAAACACCATTACCGCGTGCATCGCTCACGGCATGGAGTTCCCAGAGCAAAGCAGTACAAAGAAACGCCAGCGCATCGCTAAGACCCTGTCCCGCGCACAGCTTGTATTAGCCAACTCACAATTCACAGCCGACAGACTAAAACCCTATTTGACGCAGACTGATACGCTGCAAATACTGCATCCCGGGGTGAATCTACCATGCCAAGCCACGGCTAAAGATATTGAAACTGTTGCCGCATGGACCGGCGGCCACCACCCAGTACTGGTCACTGTAGGGCGCTTAGAAGAACGCAAGGGACAAGATAAGATAATCAATATCCTGCCACGCCTACTAGCTGACTTTCCTAATCTAATTTACATGGTCGCTGGCTCTGGCCCGCTCCAAGAACAGTTAAGCCAGCAGGCTATTGATCTAGGAGTCGAAGACAAGCTGAAATTCTGCGGGCGGGTTAGCAACGGGGAGCGCGCGGCACTTCTAAGCAAAGCCACCTTATTCGCTATGCCCTGCCGCATTGAAGGTAAATCTGTTGAGGGCTTCGGTATTGTGTACTTGGAAGCAGCGATGTTTGGCGTGCCAAGTCTTGCTGGCCGAGCTGGAGGAGCAGGTGACGCAGTTGTTGACGGTGAGACCGGCTTACTTTGCAACGGTGACGATGAAAATGACGTCTATCTCAGCATAAAAAAAATGCTGAACGACCCAAGTAGCCTACAAAACATGGGCAAAAAAGCACAGAGCCGGGCGGAAAATGAATTTCAGTGGGGACAAATAGCCCTGCAACTGCTCGCTTACACCGCGGCGAAATAA